A window of Pseudomonas putida genomic DNA:
GTTCACCGCCGTGGGTGTGTTCGGCGTGGCGACTATCGCCTTCGGCCTGTCGACCTCGTTCTGGTTCTCGCTGGCAGTGCTGGTGGTGCTGGGTGCGGCGGACATGATCAGCATGGTCATCCGCGGCGCCTTCGTGCAGTTGGAGACGCCGGATGAAATGCGCGGGCGGGTGAGCGCGGTGAACGGCTTGTTCATTGGTGCCTCGAACCAGCTAGGCGAGTTCGAATCGGGGGTGACCGCGCACTGGTTTGGCACAGTGCCGGCGGTGGTAATGGGCGGCGTGGGCACGTTGTTGGTGACCGGGGTGTGGATAAAACTGTTCCCGACATTGGCCAGGCGGGACCGGTTGCATAACGGTTGAGCACTCGCCTGTACCGGCCTCTTCGCGGGCTTGCCCGCTCCCACAAGGACCGCGCCGCTTCAGGCCCTGCGCGGTACCTGTGGAAGCGGGCAATGGTCCGCGAAGAGGCCGGCACAGGGAAAAAATTACCATTCCCCAACGGCCATAGGCCCCCGCCAAGCATGCTGGTATGATGCGCGGCTTTTTTCCGCCCCACACAAAACCACGGCAACCGGTACGGTCTGTGCTTTGCTGATGGGGTCGATACATTCATGGCGCCGGGAGCGCCTTGGGAGCAGGCATGCTGGAAAGGCTGTTTCAACTGAAAGCACACGACACCAATGTGCGTACCGAGATTCTCGCGGGCGTCACCACCTTCCTGGCCATGGCCTACATCCTGTTCGTCAACCCGAGCATCCTCGGCGAGACCGGCATGGACAAGGGCGCGATCTTCGTCGCCACTTGCCTGGCCGCGGCCATCGGCTCGGTGACCATGGGCCTGATCGCCAACTACCCGATCGCGCTGGCGCCGGGCATGGGGCTGAACGCGTTCTTCACCTACACCGTGGTGCTGCACATGGGCCACACCTGGCAGGTGGCACTGGGCGCGGTGTTCCTTTCGGCGGTGATGTTCTTCCTGTTGTCTATCTTCCGCATCCGCGAGTGGATCGTGAACAGCATCCCGCTGCCGCTGCGTTCGGCCATTGCCGCCGGTATCGGTCTGTTTCTGGCGCTGATCGCCCTGCATAACGCCGGTATCGTCGTCGATAACCCGGCCACCCTGGTGGGCCTGGGCGACCTCAAGCAGCCAGCACCGATCCTCGCCACCTTGGGCTTCTTCCTGATTGTCGGCCTGGAGTCGCTGAAAGTGCGCGGTGCCGTGCTGATCGGCATTCTTGCCGTGACCATCGCCTCGATCGTGATGGGCGTGACACCCTTCGGCGGCATCGTCTCGATGCCACCGTCGCTGGCCCCGACCTTCCTGCAGCTGGACATCGCCGGCGCGCTGGACGTTGGCCTGGTCAGCGTGATCTTCGCCTTCCTGTTCGTCGACCTGTTCGACAACTCCGGCACTCTGATCGGCGTGGCCAAGCGCGCCGGGCTGATGGGCAAGGACGGGCACATGCCGAAGATGGGCCGTGCCCTGATTGCCGACAGCACCGCCGCCATGGCCGGCTCCCTGCTGGGCACCTCGACCACCACCAGCTACATCGAATCTGCCGCGGGCGTGAGCGCCGGTGGCCGTACCGGGCTGACCGCCATCGTGGTTGCCGTGCTGTTCCTGCTGGCACTGTTCTTCGCCCCGCTGGCCGGCAGCGTGCCGGCCTTCGCCACTGCACCGGCGCTGCTGTTCGTCGCGGTGCTGATGGCCTCGGGCCTGGCGGAAATAAACTGGGACGACGTCACCGAAGCCGCACCAGTGGTAGTGACCGCCCTGGCCATGCCGCTGACCTACTCGATCGCCAACGGCATCGCCTTCGGCTTCATTTCCTGGACCGCCGTCAAGCTGATCTCCGGCCGCCACCGCGACCTGAACCCGGCCCTGGTGATCCTTTCCATCCTGTTCGTCATCAAGCTGGGCTGGTTCAACGCATGAGTGCTGCTTTCGACCCCTCCTCCTACACCACCCAGCTGGACGCCAAGGTGGCCCGGCTGCGCGAGCTGCTGGCGCCGTTCGGCGCGCCGGAGCCGGCTGTTTTCGACTCGCCGCGCGAGCATTACCGCCTGCGCGCCGAATTCCGTCTGTGGCGCGAGGATGGCCAGCGTCACTACGCCATGTTCGCCCCGGGCGAGAAGCACAAGGCGATCCTGATCGACGACTTCCCCATCGCCAGCCAGCGCATCAATGCATTGATGCCACGCCTGAAAGCCGCCTGGCAGGCCAGCGAGGAACTGGGCAACCGCCTGTTCCAGGTGGAGTTCCTCACCACCCTGGCCGGCGATGCCATGGTCACCCTGTGCTACCACCGCCCGCTGGACGAGGCCTGGGAAGTGGCCGCACGGCAACTGGCCGAAGAGTTGGGCGTGAGCATCATTGGCCGCTCCAAGGGCAAGCGCCTGGTCATCGGCCGTGACTACGCGGTGGAAAAGCTCGATGTCGCCGGCCGTGTGTTCAGCTACCGCCAGCCGGAAGGCGCGTTCACCCAGCCCAACGGCGCGGTGAACCAGAAGATGCTGAGCTGGGCCTTCGAGGCCATCGGCGAGCGGGACGACGACCTGCTGGAGCTGTACTGCGGCAACGGCAACTTCACCCTGCCGCTGGCCACTCGTGTGCGTAAGGTGCTGGCTACCGAGATCAGCAAGACGTCGGTCAATGCCGCGCTGAGCAACCTCGACGAGAACGCTGTGGGTAACGTGCGGCTGGTGCGCCTGTCGGCAGAAGAGCTGACCCAGGCGCTGAATGGGGTGCGGCCGTTCCGCCGGCTGGAAGGCATCGACCTGAAGAGCTACGCGTTCGGTACGGTGTTCGTCGACCCGCCGCGGGCGGGCATGGACCCGGATACCTGCGAGTTGACCCGGCGTTTCGAGCGGATCCTGTACATCTCTTGCAACCCGGAGACGCTGGCGGCGAACATTGCCCAGTTGCAGGACACCCACCGCATCGAGCGGTGTGCGTTGTTTGACCAGTTCCCGTATACCCACCATATGGAGAGTGGGGTGCTGCTGGTTCGGCGTTGACCTTCAGATCGCCGGCGCTGCTTTGCAGCCCATCGCGACACAAGGCCGCTCCTACAGGAGTATCGCGATTCCCTGTAGGAGCGGCCTTGAACTGGCCTAATGACCCCGGACACCTCTTAAGGGCGATATGATTCGCCCAATCCGGAGGTTTCCATGCAAGAACGAAAGACCTACACCCGCGAGTTCAAGCAACGTGCTGCAAGCATGGTTCTTGATGACAACTGCTCAATTCCCGACGTCTGCGCCTCAATGGACGTCGGCCCTACGGCTCTGCGCCGGTGGGTTGATCAGGTGCGCAAAGAGCGTCAAAAAGGCCAGCCAGTAGCCGGTACCAAGGCGATCAGCGACGAACAGCGAGAACTCCAACAACTGCGGGCCAAGATCAAGCGCCTGGAGGCCGAGGCTGAAATCTTAAAAAAGGCTACAGCTCTCTTGATGTCGGATCCCGATCGTTTTTCCTGATCGAGGAGCTGAGAGAGTCTGGTGCGTATCCGACCAGCCTGCTTTGCCGTGTGCTGAATGTATCCCGTAGCGCATTTTATGACTGGCTTCACCGCCGTTCAGCGCCTAATACCAAGCGTGACGCGCTCAGGGAAAAGGTCGTGCAATTGCACGCTGAAAGCCGTGGAAGCGCAGGCGCAAGGATGCTCTCTGAGCACTTGAAAGCCCAGCAACTGAAGGTAGGTCGGTATCTGGCCGGAAGACTCATGCAGGAAGCAAATCTGGCCAGCAGACAGCGCCGTCGGCATCAGTATCGCTCCAGAGGAGTCGAGGCATTCGTGGCTAAGAACCTGCTCGAACGTAACTTCGAGCCTACTGCGATCAACCAAGTCTGGTGCGGTGATGTGACCAGTTTGATGGTCGGGAAACGTTGGTATTCACTTGGCAGTAGTCATTGATTTGTTCGCCCGTCGGATCGTTGGTTGGGCGTTTTCCCTGATCAACGATGCCAACCTGGTTAGTAAGGCATTGAGGATGGCGGTAGGGGTTCGGGGCAAGCAGCCAGGCTTGATGTTTCATTCGGATCAAGGCTGCCAATACACCAGCCAGCTTTTCCAATCCGAGCTGCTTGAGCATGGGATAACGCAGAGCATGAGCCGCAGGGGGCAATGCTGGGACAACGCGCCAACAGAGCGTTTCTTTGGGACGCTTAAATCAGAGTGGGTTCCGCCCAAGGGCTACCAGGAAATTGAAGAAGCCAGGCAGGATATGACCAGCTTCTTCATGCGATACAACCGAATCCGGCTCCACAGCTACAACAACTATCTGTCGCCAATAGCCATGGAGCAGCAGGCGGCTTGATCACCGTAATCGGTGTCCGGAGAAACTTGACCAGAACACCTTTTGTCGCGATGGGCCGCAAAGCGGCCCCGAGGTCCAACTCAGAAGTCGAAGAACACCGTCTCCCCTTCCCCCTGAATACGGATATCGAAACGATACGCCGTCTTCCCGTCCACCTCGCAACGCTTGGCCACCAGAGTCTCGCGTCGCTGCGGCTGCTCGATCAGGTTGAGCACCGGGCACTTGGCATTGGCCTCGGCCTCGTCATCGAAGTACAGCCGCGTGTGCAGGTGGATGTTGATCCCCCGGGCAAACAGGCTGATGTTGATGTGCGGTGCCATCGGCACGCCTGCAGCGTTATTCACCACACCCGGCTTGACCGTGTGCAGGGTCCATTCGCCGGCATCGAAGGTGGTGGCGGTGCGGCCGAAGCTGTTGAAGGCGTTTTCCAGGTTGTAGGCATCCTGGTACTCGCCGTTGGCATCGGCTTGCCACACTTCCAGGAACGAATCACGCACCAGGTGGCCATTACCGTCATACACCTGGCCGATCAGCAAAATGTGCTCGCCTGGCGCATCTGGCTTGGCCAGGCGGTTCCAGATTTCCTGATCGCGGGTCGGGTTGCCGGCCGCCTCCAGGGCCAGGCCGATGTGCACGTAGGGGCCGGCAGTCTGCGAAGGGGTTTCCGGCAGCAGTTCGATTGGCATGGCGGGGTCCTCAGCAGTTTTCGAAGTGGGTCTTGCGCTGGCCGCGCAGCACGATGTCGAAGCGGTAGGCCAGGCAGTCCATCGGGTTGGCGTTGCTCATGTCGAGCTTGGCGATCAACTGCTGCACGGCTTGCGGGTTGGCGATCGACTTGACGATCGGGCACATCGGGATCAGCGGGTCACCCTCGAAGTACAGCTGGGTGATCAGCTTGGTGGCGATCGACGGGCCGCTGATGGCGAAGTGGATGTGCGCCGGGCGCCAGTCGTTCGGGCCGTTGCGCCATGGGTACGGGCCCGGCTTGATGGTGCGGAAGCTGTAGTAGCCGTCACGGTCGGTCAGGCAGCGGCCGACGCCACCGAAGTTCGGATCCAGAGGTGCCAGGTAGCGGTCGTTCTTGTGGCGGTAGCGGCCCCCGGCGTTGGCTTGCCACATTTCTACCAGGGTGTTCGGCACAGGCTTGCCGTACTGGTCGACCACACGGCCGGCGACGATGATGCGCTCGCCGATCGGCAAGCCACCGTTGTTGAAGTTCAGCAGCAGGTCATGGTCGTGGGCGCCGAAACCCAGGTGGGAAAAGTCGGGGCCAGTGGTTTCGCTGATCGACTGCGGGATGCTGACCAGTGCCTGACGTGGCGAGCGGGCAATGGACGTCTTGTAGTCAGGCGTAAGGGCTTTCGGGTGCCAGTTGCGATCACGGATCACGAAGCGGCTGTTGTCCTGGGCGGGCATGCCGGTTTCCTCTCTTGGAATTATGGAAATGCGAGGGGGGCTTCTTCGAAACCCTGCCGCGGGCAAGCCCGCTCCCAGATGAAGTTTCGGACAGGTAGCGGGCGATGAATATTGAAATCAGGCGTTTCAAACATAACCATCTGGTTATGGATAAACACCTTGGCCTGACATTCGCCGCTGACGTGGACTAATCTTGTCTTTTTGTTTCACGCTCCGGAGAGCATTCATGGATTGGCGAAAAGGCCGACGCAGCGACAATGTGGTCGATGCCCGAGGCGAAGGTGGTGGCGGCGGCATGCGCTTCGGCGGCGGCAAGGGGCTGGGGCTTGGAGCGGTGCTGCTGATCGTCGGCATCGGCTGGCTCACCGGCCAGGACCCGATGCAGATTCTTGGCCAGCTCGCCGGCCAGATGGAACAGCAACAACAGCAGGCGCCCAGCAGCGTGGGCGGCAAGGCCCCGCCGGCCAACGACCAGCAGGCCGAATTCGTCGCCTCGATCCTGGGCGACACCGAAGACACCTGGAAAGCCCTGTTCGCCGAAGGCGGCAAGCAGTACCGCGACCCCAAACTGGTGCTGTTCAGCGGCCAGGTCAATTCGGCCTGCGGCTTTGCTTCGGCGGCGGTGGGGCCGTTCTACTG
This region includes:
- a CDS encoding NCS2 family permease, whose product is MLERLFQLKAHDTNVRTEILAGVTTFLAMAYILFVNPSILGETGMDKGAIFVATCLAAAIGSVTMGLIANYPIALAPGMGLNAFFTYTVVLHMGHTWQVALGAVFLSAVMFFLLSIFRIREWIVNSIPLPLRSAIAAGIGLFLALIALHNAGIVVDNPATLVGLGDLKQPAPILATLGFFLIVGLESLKVRGAVLIGILAVTIASIVMGVTPFGGIVSMPPSLAPTFLQLDIAGALDVGLVSVIFAFLFVDLFDNSGTLIGVAKRAGLMGKDGHMPKMGRALIADSTAAMAGSLLGTSTTTSYIESAAGVSAGGRTGLTAIVVAVLFLLALFFAPLAGSVPAFATAPALLFVAVLMASGLAEINWDDVTEAAPVVVTALAMPLTYSIANGIAFGFISWTAVKLISGRHRDLNPALVILSILFVIKLGWFNA
- a CDS encoding IS3 family transposase, translated to MAVVIDLFARRIVGWAFSLINDANLVSKALRMAVGVRGKQPGLMFHSDQGCQYTSQLFQSELLEHGITQSMSRRGQCWDNAPTERFFGTLKSEWVPPKGYQEIEEARQDMTSFFMRYNRIRLHSYNNYLSPIAMEQQAA
- the pcaH gene encoding protocatechuate 3,4-dioxygenase subunit beta — its product is MPAQDNSRFVIRDRNWHPKALTPDYKTSIARSPRQALVSIPQSISETTGPDFSHLGFGAHDHDLLLNFNNGGLPIGERIIVAGRVVDQYGKPVPNTLVEMWQANAGGRYRHKNDRYLAPLDPNFGGVGRCLTDRDGYYSFRTIKPGPYPWRNGPNDWRPAHIHFAISGPSIATKLITQLYFEGDPLIPMCPIVKSIANPQAVQQLIAKLDMSNANPMDCLAYRFDIVLRGQRKTHFENC
- a CDS encoding IS3 family transposase, with the translated sequence MQLHAESRGSAGARMLSEHLKAQQLKVGRYLAGRLMQEANLASRQRRRHQYRSRGVEAFVAKNLLERNFEPTAINQVWCGDVTSLMVGKRWYSLGSSH
- the trmA gene encoding tRNA (uridine(54)-C5)-methyltransferase TrmA, with amino-acid sequence MSAAFDPSSYTTQLDAKVARLRELLAPFGAPEPAVFDSPREHYRLRAEFRLWREDGQRHYAMFAPGEKHKAILIDDFPIASQRINALMPRLKAAWQASEELGNRLFQVEFLTTLAGDAMVTLCYHRPLDEAWEVAARQLAEELGVSIIGRSKGKRLVIGRDYAVEKLDVAGRVFSYRQPEGAFTQPNGAVNQKMLSWAFEAIGERDDDLLELYCGNGNFTLPLATRVRKVLATEISKTSVNAALSNLDENAVGNVRLVRLSAEELTQALNGVRPFRRLEGIDLKSYAFGTVFVDPPRAGMDPDTCELTRRFERILYISCNPETLAANIAQLQDTHRIERCALFDQFPYTHHMESGVLLVRR
- a CDS encoding transposase; translation: MQERKTYTREFKQRAASMVLDDNCSIPDVCASMDVGPTALRRWVDQVRKERQKGQPVAGTKAISDEQRELQQLRAKIKRLEAEAEILKKATALLMSDPDRFS
- the pcaG gene encoding protocatechuate 3,4-dioxygenase subunit alpha, whose product is MPIELLPETPSQTAGPYVHIGLALEAAGNPTRDQEIWNRLAKPDAPGEHILLIGQVYDGNGHLVRDSFLEVWQADANGEYQDAYNLENAFNSFGRTATTFDAGEWTLHTVKPGVVNNAAGVPMAPHINISLFARGINIHLHTRLYFDDEAEANAKCPVLNLIEQPQRRETLVAKRCEVDGKTAYRFDIRIQGEGETVFFDF